DNA from Branchiostoma floridae strain S238N-H82 chromosome 15, Bfl_VNyyK, whole genome shotgun sequence:
AACGACGAAAGAACAGTGACGTCATGATGCCAAAACGTTTTCCAAAATTTCTTAACCGAATCTATATTGATgcaaaaattattttcaaatatgtaCTATGGTAAGGCCAAAgatgatatgaattattacaaaATTTGCCTAAAATCCTAGACATACAGACCTAACTTTCCAATATAGAATCAATGAATCAGTATTTTGAATGTTTAGAAGGATGATGTGATATTTTTTCCACCTACAAAGAGACTCAGTATGGACACCTTTACAGATGTAACATGTCTTCCAATATAGAGTCAATGGACTATTTTGATTAAAGAatgaatttgaaattttttCACCAACTAATGATATTGGCACctttacatgtagattttttttattaaacgTAGATTGATACTTTAAAATTGGTCACAGATAACATGGTTATTATTATAAAGTATTAACTGTATTGATTCAAGCACATTCCACTTTGCACTGACCAAAGATGTTGCATAGCTTCTTGCATTCAATAATCACGTAAATTACAAAAGATACTATGGTATGTGTCATTAATTCTACGTTGGCTTAATTTTGTTGCATGATTATGACCtaaacatttgcaaaatgtaaatTGCAATTTTAGTACAatctattgtgattccaattTCTGCTACTTGTCATGTCAggattgacaaattttccaatgTCCAAGTgggaaaatgaaaatttgcaGATTGACAATGCAGTGTAATCTATTCCGCATGTAAAATTTATCTGTGAAAATTGCAATCAAATTCCTTATAATTGTTTTGTCTTGATACATTGACAAGATAATTACATCTGAGTTTGAAACAATGTAGACTTGGTACCAGTAGTCTGCTTTAACCTATAGTTGTGTGTTACTTTCTACTTTAAATTTGTAGATGGGCCTTTATGAGGGTCAACTATGTGATGTCAACATTGTCATGTCATACAATTTGTAAACTGATCCTTCTCGCCACCGATAGCTTAATTACAGcgttgtgttttctttgacaatcaacactttacaatgtatgtcactTATTATACTAAGTATAATGAATGAGTGGCAGATATAACATTTGTTGTCAGTCACCCAAGCTGACATGATGTCTAGAGTATAAAATTTTTATGGACACCATTTGCTGTGTATCtggtgatctccaagcagatgttgggatggaaCATCAAGACATTTTTTGACAGCCTGTTTTCTCTGACAGTTCCATATGTCGATCCTTCcccatctgctcggagatgctTTCCCATCTATCTATTGTCAGCTATACAAATGCTTCAAGCCATTCCTCTGTACTAACAACATCAAATTTATAGCAGTAACACAattagtgttttttttccaatttgatAGTTGTTAGATTCTTCAAATGATCTTTAGTTCTGTTTGACTGTTGTACTCAATAAACACCTTAGACTTGATGTGTCATCTGTATCTCTGTCATCAGTATTTCCAATCGCTAAACTTAAATTTAAGCCAACTTGTGGTAAACTAGAGTTGCCATTCCCTTACAAGTCATTTTCTATAGCCTTATCATTAAAAATGTATAATTGATTTCCAGGAAGTCTATAAAGGCTAGCCATCCAATGCATTCATACACAAAAATTACACAGTTCAAAAGAAACTGAAATAGAAGTCAGTTGTTCCGTGGATAGCATCCGCTatattttgtcagtgactgaaatTCCTGTTATTTATTAATAACACATAGAAGTACGAATTTTCCAGACACTATCAAAAATATCGAATATCAAAGGGTGAAATAGACATAGGCGTCACTTTATACAATTGCTAAATTGACTATTTGATACGACACATCAAAATAATTTCACCAAACCAGAGTCAACACAATGAATAGGTCGGACAACGCCTGCCAGTGCCAAGAACGGCAATAAACCCGACCGTATCATgctcatggatcaaaagcggcCCCTATTAACCTATTGCAGTACTGCAGCGCTATCGATACCAAATGCTGCAGTAATATCATTTCACCGCTAGATGTCCCCATCCCGTACTCCACTTGACCACTGATATCAAAGCACATCAAACGTCATACAGGAGAGATTTACGGAATATTGTCATTGTGTTGACGTTCATTaatgtttgaaacaaacattCATGGAGGAAATGTTGACGCGGCTTGTTTTGTAACACGATTAGGAGGGTGTGACTGTAGGAGAATTGtttgtaacgttagatatcAGATTGTTTCTTCTTCGCCAGTAATCTTCGCCAATAGTATAAGTACATGTGCAGCTAGTGTTTTCCAAGACGGGTTCGAAGCTCCAAGTTTGCTTGACAATGAAGATGTGCCGCCACCTAGCGATTGAACGAGGACGTATCACTGTCACACACCTGTTGCCCACCTGTTACACCCGTCTGTGAGAAAATCACCCATAACAGCTGTTATGCAAGGATTAACGTTTGCACAATCTTTATTAAAGCCAGAAATATAATAGAGAGATGGCAAATTCTTCAACCTTTCGCACAATAACGTACGGAACATGTTAAATTTTCTCCTCGCACAAATTTGATAACCTTTAAACTTTAAGGGAACAGAATCGCCAGTCTGTTTATCATCCCatcttctccaagcagatgttgtggaGAAATCTGCGGTGaaatattacatgtaacgttttcTGCCATGAGTGACGTCCATGCTTCTCTGACAGTCCATCTCCCTCCATAAGCAGATGAACAGTTTCTACAGACAACGGATGATGTCTATGTATGTTTTCGTCCAACTAATTACGTACAAAACAtgatgtatacatttgtacactatgtaggtggcgctttgaGGAGCGATCATGGTACAACAAAGGCTGTTCAGGCGACGCCTACAACAGTCATTATTATCCCAAATCCTGTCTTTAAAAAGTATAAATGGGCCTTCTAAATGTACCTATGCCTATTTTAGAAAGTGTTGACTGACTTTAAGCctaatttcatacattttcaagTACCCTATTAGAgcccaatctgcagtaccgctcccggccgtcTATGTAAAAGTGGCTTAAACGACCGCCAAATTGTCAAATTTCCGTCTTTTCGTGAATGGGGAAATGGCGAAAGGCTCGTAAAGGGGTTTAGATTTTTGTGGGTTTATTGACTTTGTCTCCCATAATTGGACcatttgaaattaaaaaaaatacaactagagttcggggacctcatacctccatgaaatatttattgcttttttgtggatggtatgtatgtttatagtccgttgtatttgagagtaatggttatataatataaatgttatggcaaagtagtggtgtatttatttaatgacacagaggatgtccatctgattagtaattatcaaaatgcgacacttaattgtgtgatgtgcgtttaagaggtcgacggcatatggtagcgtggtgttccttaagcttgatgtttggcatttaaaatgtctaaggttgtcagcattatttgGGTTCGattatgtgcctcagagctgtgtggtgggaggaagttgggaaactcagaaagaagaagggatgtggccaactttagtcagatggtgatttgattttccaccaatatgtcataacatcagctgttcacacggtacaaaaacgagatgcacactttcctctgacagccctacaccaactgtaagatgaatacttggtgccaaccccgtctgctaaaaaacaagtaccattggctacgaaagagacaactaacaactgtcccttatcgtaacaaaatcagaacatctgtatcgcccataaaacttctgacacccaacccagatgagaggacctaatggcattttaatcaccatgtcactcaaatcagcagtacagtatgtgagacatccatacctgttaagcattatcgttaaatgtacctcaacttcttacaattatacttacgcttcacatctccatgatatcctaagcagacataaataaaactaattatcatatttaaaaaactcggggttccccaaacagctgtcacctcaccatctgcttggagctaagcccattaacaaacacataaagcacgatgcctgtaccaatatatctcaaatataggggtgatttctgatattattacatcaattataacgacagatacggctcctaaaatctcatcgattcgagctttcaccacaacccaccaacacaacaagtatgaaaccaatccatccagccgttcttgagtaatcatctacacagacagagacacataacagaaaatataacctccattccatgacatttcatggaggtaacaatctAAAGAAATACGACAGAAAAACTATTGGAAATTAGGTACATCATACTTTTGCCTCTGATATCAGGAATGCAACCAAAGTAGCGGGGTGTacatcttatgtaaatcattacGTTTTGAAGGTCTACCACGTCAGAATTTTTATCACAGTCTATTTTACACTTTAGTGAAACAATAAGAGTTTGGACAAACGCATTAATGTTCGTGTATGTTTCTTTAGTTCTTTTAGTCGCAGTTGATGGATGGTGGTGGTtgggtgtgtgggtgggtgtgggtggggggggggcgttaTCTGGCAAGACAGATTTATATGAATCATCTTTCCCAGTCTTCTTCAGTCTTCTAGATTCAATGTTTCCTTCGAAACGTGAGGTGACTTGAGAGCAGCCGCTTGGTGTAAAACGTACCTCAGCATTTTCATTATCATGCGTTTGTTTCATACCACAAAGGCACGGTTGACTAATTTTAGCCCAGAGGCATGTCAAGTGGGGGTGCAAGTAAAGTTGTATTTCTGTTAAGAAAGTATATCTAGTGTATATCTAGTGAAACGTGGAGTCTATAAATAATACATTGTGTTGATAGAAGTGATTAAGTGTACATTTCCTGTAAATTTGCACTTTCCTAAGGGCTACCACATCCAATTTTAATCCAACATTGTGAAAGAAGAATGTAACGCACTAACTCAACGTTATTTTGAGTGtccgtttgtctgttaacaaaTACAGGGTTTGCAGGTTACTTACCGTcagtattatcataatttattcGTAATGAGCCGTCCGTTATCTAATTCTGAAtttaaacatgttgtttttatatTTGTGTACTGGGTTTGTGTACTGGTACAATAAGAATCATTCATCATAGTAGTTAAGTACCTGCTTGGTGACACAATACTAGTGCCGATGTTATAGACTACTATTTACTTAATTAAGGCTACGCTAAGAGACGTACCACAAACGAAATTTCCTGAGTGTTGAATAAAGATGAATAGACCACTTCGATTGTGGTTATGTTATTCTTCCTATTGTGCCGAGAAGTTTATTGCTTAGTGTTGCAGCTACAAGTAGGGACATCTAGTATCATGACATTGACTCATATGAACAGTTAAGGGAAAGATGGTGTCAAAAAGTTACGAAAGAAATGACTAAAGCATTTCTGAATTGTAGAGTTTTTCTgacgatgtttttgttgttgtcatttttgaaaTATACTGATCCTCACGGCCGGGTGTTGATATGGGATTCAAGACGCCCCAGCTTTCTGACGTTATGTTTCATAACTATAAACGTCGTACCAGATTAATGACATATAAAAGGCACTAGAAACGTTGGTTAATTAAAGATGTTGTAATTCATAGctgaaacaacagaaatacagGGTCATCTTGTAACGTACTTGGACTGAGGAAGTTTTACTCGTGGGTTATTGCAAATACTGAacagcacaaacacaaacactccATTACTATTTCAATATCATAATAAAAAAGCCAATTAATTCCAACATTACACTAATACATCATAACCTACATTTATGTGTACTACATGGCAACATATAACTTTGCTTGACCAAAGTTGGCATCTATGAGCAGAGCGATAAATTCGCCTGGattgattatgataatgataacgcGGTGTTCACTTTCCATCAGACTCAGCTACTAATTTCTGTCCCTTCATAAAACGTTTTTGTAATCAGTCATTTTTCTGCTAAAATATCGATAATAGTTAGCTACGTATACACTCAATACTCTTGCTTGAAATGTGGAAAGAATATATAAGTGATCTAATATCATGTCACCTTCTTGCCTTTAATACCTTTATCCTGTGCTCCTGTTTTGGCATATAAAAATACTAATTATAATGCACAGATCTTAGAGTAATAAACACCAAATCTGTTATCGGCTATTCCTACACCAGGAAGTAAGTTGCATTATTTAAGGATACAAATGACAAACTTCTAAATGTTCCTTCAGCCCATAGCCAATCAAACAGCACAGGTAATCTACGCATCTTACAGTATTTTGGTACAAAAATTAGATCTTTTGATTAAATGACAAACAGAAACTCCATTGAATTTGTTCAACGTCTTCTTATTTcgcaaaatatgaaatttggCTCTGGTAGCCCACAGGAACATGACATGTCGGCTTGACCATTTCTATTAGTAGATTGCAAAGGAAATATGTCATTTATGACCTAACATCCAATGGATTTGTTTATGAACTATTTAAAATATTGTCATCCTTGATTTCAAAACTGACTGATATGAATCAACGTCAATTTCTCAAGCTATACTATTAAAAATCGAAACCCCTTTACGAGCCTTGTGCCAGTTCCCCCATTCGTgaaaagaccgaaatttggcaatttggcggtcgttTTAACACTTTTCACGgcgcggccgggagcggtactgcagattaggctctcATGGGGTATATCGTCCCAACTTCTAAAAGTGTGAAAATATACACGACAGCAGGCTTAAAGCCAGTGAACATGTTCTCAAACAGGTCTAGAGATTGTTTACACACATTTAGAATGACAATTGAGACTTTCGAAATCACAGTTAACATAGAATGGCTCGATTTTATGAGCCGCGCGAGGAGCCCATGTAACGCCGTGGACGCCtgtcgaagcgccacctacattcatgtatGCATTACGTTTTTGGATATTGAGTGCGTTAATGATATATGTGTATAAAATACGCTTTTCCTTGACAATTTTTACCTTTTACTAAACTGTGGGGTTAGGAACCGTCAGAGAAGCCCGCCAGTCACTCAGAAAACACTGcgaccccaacatctgctcggagaccATCGATCGCCGATttgctactagtatatacatatCGGCCATTTACTTGGCTGTACGTCCGCTTATATAAATGGAGTTGCACGGCCTCATACCTTCTCCAAATGATGCTTAATCATAGCAACTGACGTCAGATTCTAAAGATTTCctattagttatgcaaataagacccTACTTTACGTAAATCAAATCATAGAATGAGGTTCTCTTTCCAGTTagtaacaaaagtaaaaaagtCGTATCTCAAAAAAGAAGACGATTTTAGCATTCAAGGAGAACGAAAATTTATTCATGTAATGAAACAAATGCATTCAAGTTGACAATTGTGCAAGATAGTAGTGGTCATGATGACAATTCAAAGACCGTATGTGATAAGTTCTGTGCACGTGACTTAACCCAATTATCACAATAGAATTCCTATGTATATACCAACAGAATTCTCTGTCTTTCATTCAAGTTTTGCTATAcatatttcataatatttttaCCTCCGGACTGACTTGACACATACAGTGACATACTCAATCATATACCTTTAGATTTGATAGCTCTCATAATGTTATGCTAAATTACATAAAACATTACTTTGCTATTAGAAAAGATATTGAAACACATGATTAGACGTGCTTGTATCAAGATACATGTCTCAAATATTCACGTATGTTACCATTTATAGTTTAGTTGCAAAATTGTAGAATGTTGCAATTTGTAGTAGACCaaacaaaaatctctttattttttgttgctaaattaaaaaaaaaactgctttagTCTACACCTTACTTAAgtttgtatatacattttgtaattcctTTGCTAAATCCTTTGCTTACATAATTATCAACCCTCTGTTCGACATTAAGAGATTGTTCAAGACgaaatcattatcaaacttatATTAGGTCTAAGCGTGAATATACCTACTACAAAGGTACCGTTAATCAATTCGCTCTTGAGATCTAGCTGGAATTGAAGTACGTTCTTGTTTAAACACACTGGATTTGTTTAAAAGCTGTTGTATCACATGTGACAAATAGGTCTACAACATAGTCTATATTCGCATGTCAAGAAAAATACGTTTAGAAGCTGATTTGCTAAAGAGACGTTTTGGCTTTAGATGGCACCCTGTAGCTTTCTACTTTCTGGTGCTACCTACAATATGATTTTCCCTAAGCTGAGTTAGCTACCTCTTTTTCATGATTGTTTTGATGTCACTTGCCAGCTTTGTTACATCAACAATACCATCCGTACAGTCCATGTATGTCAGGTGAGTTAGTTCGGTAGGAATCACACACTCAGACTTCAATATGGGGAGCACACAGTGTTCGTCATTTCGCATCGCTTTCTCTACGGCTGCCCTAAGCTCAACTTTACACCAGTTGCTGACAAGAAAGTTCTTGGAGAGGACAACTAGAATCTTCCTACTGTTGGCTACAGCCCAGGTGATATTGTCTGTGATGGGAACACCGGTCTTGAAGTCCCTGTGGTGGAAACAGATCTTCAGGTTGTGGGGTGGGGACTCTAGCTGATGAACTAGCCTATTCACCCAGGCGAAGTCCCGCTGGTTCGCCGACACGAAGGCGTCAAACGAGAATGTCGAGCTTAGCAACCGATGGGACCCTATAGGTTTCGGAGATGGAACACAAGGGTCAATTTTACCAATTTACCATACTTAAGGAAATCATAAATACCTAAGTGCAAAACTGCCTATTGATTAAATACATCATAAGCCCGTTTTACACAGGCAACACAAGTTATCATGTGGGGCGCTTTGGGCTACTCAACTGGGGTTTTCCTACAACAAAACGCTGCATGTAACTCATGGGCGTGGGGTTCCCTTTGTACAGTCCTGAGTCGACTCCGAAAACGCGTGTGTAAATCGGGCCATAGATGTGTATTATACAAACAGGTGTTAGTTTAGAGAGTTTTCATGAAGGTCTCAAGAAAATTGATCTACCGAAATAATTAGATTTAGCAGTTAACTTGACTATTCATGTTGAATCAGACAAAGTATCTTCCGGGACTCTCTATAAGTGTACCAATAAATAAtttgatagaaaaaaacatttattgtATGCTGTTTTCCGAAACAACTCAggtcttctgttttttttcacatGCCAATCTATACATATAGATAAATACAATGAGCTTTTAAAGACCACCTGCTATTTGAATGTCTTAAGAATCCCCAATATAGAAAAAATACGTTTAGGGAAAAGTATATGGTTGAAGTTAATGCAGACCTGAACCTGGTGAGATAGAAACTTCCTCGAAGCCTTTGATGAAGGACTGAGAGACTGGTGCAGCTGCAGCTGTAGCTCCGACCTAAAGAAGGACGAAGACGGATCATACCATGATAAATCACTTCAACAGAGAACACCGTCAACACTATCAATTGTATTTGCCTTTACAGAAAACATCCAAATTGTTTCTGAAACATGTCATTATGGAGACAGAATAAACGTTGCCTAGACATAGTGGAAGTTGTATGTGCAGGTGATAGGATTGTGGTTATgagaaacttaaaaaaaaaccttaaacGTTGTTGTAAAAGGGACGTATATGTTGTCACACTTGTACACCTGTTGAAATACGTTTCTGCTTTGAGTTTACATTGTTCGTGAATGCACTTACACTTTCCTCCTCTCTGTTCTCTTTGATATCATCTGTCACTCCGGCCCGGTTTCGCTCGTCAATAAGCTTCTTTTCAACAAGATCTGCAACGTTAAAATGATATGTCAATAACAGGGACGATGATGCAAAACAATACCCCCACCAGAGGTGACTTTCACGAGGGTAAAAAAATCTAGTTCATACAATTCAATCACGGTAGCTTCACTGCTACAGTCTGTGTAACTGACCTGCCTCATCCGGCATCTGCATGTTCTGCAGCGCCCACCACACGTCAAAGATGTTTGGCCAGTCCAGCTGCCTGTCCAGCCACATCAGCAGACTCCTCACACTCATCTCCTTCAGCCCTGCCCGGTCCCGGTCACATCTGTACTGGACATCGTCCAGGTCAACCTCCGTCAGGCCCAGCCGGCGGCCGAGCTCCCGCCATCTCCGTCCAATGTGCTCACTCAGGACTGTTGTGATGATGGTCCGAATGATGGTCTTGGGATAAGAAGCAAATATGTCAGTATGAATCAAAGTCCTTGGTCAAATACGGCGACAAGACCAAATTTTGTGTCAGTACTATTAATGCATCCTGCCAGAAATTCACCATTTGTAAATgaatgagtttttttttaaatcaggttaATTTTTAAATACCCCATCTTGTACGTGGGCTAAGCAGTACTATACTGGAGATGAGGTGACGAAATACGTACCTTCTCAATTTGAAGCCTTGTTTCAAGTGAGCCGCTTTCTTCTGAAAGCTCCGCCGGAAACTTGGGTCCAGTTTGCTAGCAAGTGGAAACCATTTATTGTTAGTTGTTGGCATCAGTGCATTATATTTTCTTGTACTCATTTAAATGTGTCTCATGTATTGGCAATGAAACGTAGACAAGGACACGGTATATGTTGTCATTaaatcaatgtaaaggtgacaAAATATAACACATCAAACGTTTCAGGCACCTTTCATTGCTATTGATATCATTGTTCACGTTATAATAAATAGATATGTACTTATTAGTTTAAGTAAGCATGCAAATAACATCTTTGTGAATGCACAGTGGGTGGTAACATTGCCTACTTATTCATTATGACGAGTATCTCAACTTAGAGCACGTCCCAAGTTACGGTATCCGCCTTTTCCCCATATAGGCCCCAATGGGAACAATTGATATCTACATACTTTACTAGCTGTCATCTTCCTGCTGGCGCTCCACAGTGTGTAGGCGACAAGGTGGCGGCAGCATTCCAATGCATAGTCATAGGAACTCTTTTCCTTTAATTGCTCGGTTTGTTTATTCtgaaaagcaaaacaaatttCCTACGTGAATCTCCTTAGATACCAGATACTACACATCTAATATGAGTTACAATAGAAAAAAAGCTACTCAGAAACAAACTGACATGGCACTGAACCCTGCTAAATAGAACGCATTTGACTGTAATGatatatcaaatcaaatgaaaatTCCTTGATAACTAGAAAACTTGTCTGTATGTTTATATTTGCTTATCAATCACATTGTTCGCACAAGATATTTACTGTGTGTAGTATATGATCTAACTTAATAAGTCATGTAAAGGAATCACAAATACCTTTATctttactgtacatgttgtatctGCTCCTGCACAGACAAGGACATTCACGATGTTCAGGTTTCCTGAAGTCGCTGCGCAATGGAGCGGAGTTATGTCAGTGAGCTGTTCCGTTGATGTTtcagactacatgtatgtggagaACAACACGGATTTAGTTCAACGCTGCCATTATGACATACAATTTAGAGTTTTCTACAATTTAGAGTTTTCTACAATTTAGAGTTTTCTCCAAACTTATTCCATTCTGGACATTTATGACTAAATTCTGTACCATGTGAAGATTTTATCATCACGATTATATTGTTCTATGTGATCTCTTTTTTATCCATCTTGCCTGCTTAGCCTTGTCAACATCAGCCCCAGCCTTCAGAACTTGATGAGAATGAATATCGGGAAGGAGCAAGATCTGTACCATGTGCGAGTCTACAATCTAAATGTGATCTCGCTTCTATCCATGTTACCTGCATAGGtttgtccacttctgctccagccttcagcagctgctgcacaacttccacatgtccctcCTGGGATGCTATGTGCAGTGGAGTGGCTCCGGTCTGTGTGAGTAGAACTTCATTAGAATGAATATCGGGTAAGAGCAAGTTCTGTACAATGTGCGAGTCTACAATGCTAAATGTGATCTCGTTTTTATCCATCATACCTGCTtagccttgtccacttctgctccagccttcagcagctgctgcacaacttccacatgtccctcCTGGGCTGCTATAAACAGTGGAGTGGCTCCGTTCTGTGTGTGAGTAGAACTTAATGAGAATGAATATCGGGTAGGAGTATGTTCTGTAAAATGTGTAAGTCTGTGATGCTAAATGTGATCACGTTTTTATCCACCTTACCTGCCATGCCTTGTCCACtcctgctccagccttcagcagctgctgtacaacttccacatgtccctcCCCGGCTGCTATGTACAGTGGAGTGGCTCCGGTCTGTGTGAGTAGAACTTCATTAGAATGAATATCGGGTAGGAGCAAGTTCTGTACAATGTTAGAGTCTACAATGCTAAATGTGATCTCGTTTTTATCCATCTTACCTGCAtagccttgtccacttctgctccagccttcagcagctgctgcacaacttccacgtGTCCCTCCTGGGCTGCTATGTACAGTGGAGTGGCTCCGGTCTGTGTGAGAGTAGAACTTCATTAGAATGAATATTGGAGAGGAGCAAGTTCTGTACAATGTGCGAGTCTACAATGCTAAATGTGATCTCGTTTTTATCCATCTTACCTGCATAGCCTTGTCCACtcctgctccagccttcagcagctgctgcacaacttccacatgtccattctGGGCTGCTATCAACAGTGGCGTGACTTCTTCCTGTGTGTGAGTAGAATTTGATGAGAATGAATATCCTGAGAGGAGCACTTTCAGTACAATGTGCGAGTCTACAATACTAAATGTGATCTCGTTTTTATCCATCTTACCTGCAtagccttgtccacttctgctccagccttcagcagctgctgcacaacttccacatgtccctcCCCGGCTGCTTTGAACAGTGGTGTGACTAAGTCCTGTGTGTTAGTAGAATTTGACGAAAATGAGTATCGGTAAGGGGCATGTTCTGTACAATGTGCAATTGCAAGTCTACGATGCTAAATGTGATCTCGTTTTTATCCATCTTACCTGCTCagccttgtccacttctgctccagccttcagcagctgctgcacaacttccacatgtccattctGGGCTGCTATGCACAGTGGTGTGGCTCCTTCCTTTGAGTAAGTAGAACTTGATGAGAATGAATATCGGTAAGGAGCAAGTTCTGTACAATGTGTGAGTCTACGATGCTAAATGTGATCTCGTTTTTATCCAT
Protein-coding regions in this window:
- the LOC118431498 gene encoding uncharacterized protein LOC118431498, whose protein sequence is MTASKQTGPKFPAELSEESGSLETRLQIEKTIIRTIITTVLSEHIGRRWRELGRRLGLTEVDLDDVQYRCDRDRAGLKEMSVRSLLMWLDRQLDWPNIFDVWWALQNMQMPDEADLVEKKLIDERNRAGVTDDIKENREEESVGATAAAAPVSQSFIKGFEEVSISPGSGSHRLLSSTFSFDAFVSANQRDFAWVNRLVHQLESPPHNLKICFHHRDFKTGVPITDNITWAVANSRKILVVLSKNFLVSNWCKVELRAAVEKAMRNDEHCVLPILKSECVIPTELTHLTYMDCTDGIVDVTKLASDIKTIMKKR